DNA from Triticum aestivum cultivar Chinese Spring chromosome 7D, IWGSC CS RefSeq v2.1, whole genome shotgun sequence:
CGCGTTCCCAAGTGTCTGCCATCGATCCGGCGACGCATCCTACAATACAAGTGGTTCTTCGCCGTGGCAGGTCATGCATCATATGCTGGCGGCGGGCCGGCCGGTCACGGCATCGTGGGACGCCGTGGCGCGCGCGCGGGCGTCGAACCGATGGCCCGGCCAGCGGGGCGTCGCTAGGAGGCGGCGTGCGAGCCGGCGCCGGCGTCCACCGCGGCGCGGCAGAACGGGCAGGagtgcgaggcggcggcggcgccctcgAGCCAGGGCAGCGCGCAGCCCCAGTGGAAGCGGTGGCCGCACGGCAGGTGCGCCAGGACGTCGCCCGCGGCGAACTCGTCCAGGCACACCGCGCACTCCGCCTGCTCCGCGGCCTCCCACCGCAGCCGGCTCCACCTCATCAGCCGCCTCATCACGCCCTTCTTCGAGTACACCTCCCGCTGCACGCCCGTCGCCACCGTCGCCGACGAGccccctccgccaccgccgccgccgcttccgttTCCTCTGCTAACCTTGATGCTCCCCGTGCTGTGATGCCTGCGGAAGTGTTCGACCGATCAGACGTCTAACTAATCCCTTTGCTTCGCACGTCGATCACACTGGCGAGTGAAGCAGAACAAAAAGAAACCGAATCTCGCATCGGCATCGATCAACTTGAGTAACCACCTCTTGATGACGGTGTCGGGCCCGGTGCCATTGCTCTTGAGCTTCTGGTCCAGCCGCTCCTTGGCCTCCCGGGCATTGCTGTCCAGCGCCCACCCGTCCATGGCGCCGCTCCTCTGCTGCGAACGTTCACCCCGTCTCAAACTCTGAATTACACACACAAAACAACCTACGAGACGATCGACCGACCGATCAAGCTCGCCGCCTGCATACCTTGCTGCCGGAACTGCCGGTGCCGACGGCGTGCGCGGCGCCGTGCCCGGCCGCGTAGAGGCAGAAGGAGAGCCGCCTCGTGCCCGCGGCCGCCTGGTCGGCCCCCGCGCCCCCGCCCTGCcacatccgccgccgccgcgcgcactCCACTCCGGGGAGCATCCCGGCCATGATGGACCAACGTTGGTAAAGACGCCGACCACTGTGCACGTACGTGAGCACGCGCGCACCTAACCGCGGGCACTGCTCATACGGGCGCAGGACCTagccgcggcggcgccggccaTTTGAGGAAGCGGGACAGCCGCGTGCGCCTCCATGGGCCTCTCCTCGTCTCGTATGGTGATCGATCGATCGGCGCGGGGGGCAGAGCGGTGGTGCGTGGtgtgtggtggggggtggcttTATTTGCAAGGCTCTCTCACCTCGCGCGCGCCTTTATAACCGTCGTGTCCGCGCGGCGCGCACCAGAGTCCACAGCCAGCTTAATTAGTGATGGATGGATGGTGACGGGGATGGCCGGGATCGCATTATGGGATGCGGGCGGGGCCGGGGACGGGACGGGAGGGAAATCCACCGGCGCGCGAGGCGAATTATTGTGGGGGTCATGTCGGATCGCACGCCGCCCGGCCGGTCAATCCCGATCCGCACTGAACCATCCGTCTACCCTGGAGGTGCCAAAACCGTCGCTGGCGCGCGCGGTTCAGTCACATGGAAAATCGGCCCGGTTGATCGATCGGGAGAACAGTGCCGTGATCGGAGCGACAGTGGCTCGGCCGGGCTATGGGTAGTACAATCATGGAGCTTTCCTTCCCATGCAAGCGATGATCGGGCAGGGAGTGAATGCGTCGGGGACAAGCTCCTCCACCCCTGTCGAGTCGAGTCCAACGACAAGGACGAGGCCTCTTTCCGGGAAGCTTCCGGGTAGCAGCGGCGGGACCTCGCTCTCATCAGTTGTCCCACCACCCGCCGCTCGCGCTCGCCTTGTTGCCATCGCCGCTGTCCAAAGTCCAGACCCGGCACCGTTTTGCCTTCTCCGTCTTCCGCTGGCTTCCACAGACGTCCATCGACATGATCGTCGCGATCGCGCCGTGCAGGTGCTGGACACGACACGGGATCGATCGATTGGCCGGTTTCGCTTGCTCCTGCGTCGTCGAGCGCCGGGGAGTGGGTTGGAGCAGAACAGAGACGTTGTTTGGTGCATTCGGCAGTGGGTTGAGGCCTGCCACGTGAAGGGCTGAAGGAGGCCACTGCTGGCAGCCTCTGTGCCTCGCGGCTCTCGTGCTGTGCGTGCTCGTGTCGCCACCTAGACAGTGATCGTGACGATCTCCTTACACATGCATGCATATCCCCAAATGCTTGCTGCTCGTGATATCACATTATTATGTTTTAGTAATACTCTATCGAAACGGATTACGGGATCGTAATCCTATTGTTTAGAGCACACGCATGGCATCTCTGATGCGCTCTTGGCGCGAGCCCTCTCTCTGATACGCTACTTGTGTTCAAGCTTTctcaaataaaagaaaaaattTGTGTTCCAGTCCCAGAAACAGAGTATTATGGTCAGTAGTAgtgtgttgagtaaataggcaagtTCTTTAATCCAAgaataaatcactagcatggcattgacagaaataACCACATACGGATATTTAATCATAtaagcacatactacgctaattgcagatagatctacgtataacgctagcatggctaaaacagaaaacaataGGAGCGGGACAAACGAGTTATACCCTTTAGTAGGTCAGGcacctcggcggccttcttgtcggccttgaGCTTCTCGGCGGCGAGACGGTCGGCGTCGGACTGAGACATGGtatgatgaagatgacgctgaCGTAGAGAAAGTAGACGAACAcaggcgagcagtcgcgtagtcgctttcCAAAAACCTAATCGTCACTCTCCCGTACAGGAGCCGAAGAGGtggggtttcggagacctgctctcccgtcgaccgtgtacgcgacagacgggatggagtcaccggcgcaGAAGCAGCAAAGGAATGACGGTGGGCagtgcgcgtggagcagatgtgatctgtttgtggcggctagggttaggaggcaccgcacacttatataggcgcagccgcgtgaagaaacgtgggctcgacccacgtccgagtccatGACAGCCgatgatccgacgtctcagatcacggcccagctgtcagaaactcTCCGTTACTGACTGGCAAAAATAGGAGGAGGAGTGCGCGGGGCCTCTTCTATTCTCAAACTCCATAGCATGAGGAAGAGAAActcttataaggaggtccaactcctctccaACTTTCGAAATGGGACTAAACTTTTCACTCCTAGTGCCAAttaaacccacatgggcccttataGATTTTCAGAAATTGTTAGATGGGTCTTAGACCCATCCTAATATATCAACATGGTGTCCCAAACAACGGGAGCTCATATACAACGCCCATTGCTAAATCTCAGCCGACTCGGCTGAGTTTTAACAAAGTTCTCTGTCGATGTTATATTCGTGAGATCTTCTGTGGAGATGCGTGTAAAATTTTCTTTAATTTTTTCTTTCTTCCTGCTTATATGTTGTGTCtcttgactgagacttggttaagtctcaatCGACTGAGTTCTAACCACACCCTTTTTTAGGGAAACGCCCGAGTTATATTAATAATTAATCACAGAGTTTAGAAATTTCTAGCTAATACTATGAGCATCCATATTGGACTCTCTGCACTCATGACGAAAAACAGTGTTACGAGCTTCATTCTTCATCTTTCTAACTTCATTTACAATCACAACATGTTCTTCCATTGAACCATCTTCGATTGCATGCAACACAGCTAAGCAGTCTGAGGCAATCACCGCCGACCCTACATGCAAGTCCATCCCTTAAGCACATAGCATCTCTGCACGCAATAGCCTCGACACATGATGGTTCAACTACCGCCTCGACACATGATGGTTCAACTACCGCCTTAACGACAAGGATTGATGCTCCCAGGAAGCTCCTGTCGCCCGCTCTGAAAATGGCAACAGATGCACTTCGTTTAGTCCATGTAGACAGAGCACCTTCAATGTTGCCTTTTTTTAGATCTTCAATGTTGCCTTCGACATCACCTGGGGTGGCACAATCCATTTGGCCTGAGCCCCCCTCAGTTGTTTACGCAGCCCTACTTCTCTATTTTCTTCAAGCTCTTTAACTTCTTGCACTTTGTAGTGATGTCGCATGTGGCAAATGAGTTGTGGAAAATTGATTCGTGGATAAAATCACGCTTAGGCTTCCAGATCGCCCACAACGTTACAATCAACTTGATATACTAGTGTTCGATTAGAGCTTCCTCCATCTCAACAAGCCAGTTCTTAGCTCTTGGTTCAAGCAAAAATGAACACTTGTTGGTGAAGCTCTTCATCCACTAATACCCATATGCATCATACCATCTGCACTCAAGCAAGGAATCTCTCCAAGAATCCTCCATGCATTAGCATATGGAGCACACACTCGTGACTGCCATGTTTCTATGATGTCCAACATCCTCAGTGGACAGACTTTGCCTTGCTAATCTCAATGCAAAAACCTTGACCTTGGATTGTATTTTATGGTGCTACATTATAGTCCATGCCTTTTCCTCAATCTTCGGATCCGAGTTTCCATATTGTCCCTCAAGCCATGCTTC
Protein-coding regions in this window:
- the LOC123165795 gene encoding E3 ubiquitin-protein ligase Iruka isoform X1, translated to MAGMLPGVECARRRRMWQGGGAGADQAAAGTRRLSFCLYAAGHGAAHAVGTGSSGSKQRSGAMDGWALDSNAREAKERLDQKLKSNGTGPDTVIKRHHSTGSIKVSRGNGSGGGGGGGGSSATVATGVQREVYSKKGVMRRLMRWSRLRWEAAEQAECAVCLDEFAAGDVLAHLPCGHRFHWGCALPWLEGAAAASHSCPFCRAAVDAGAGSHAAS
- the LOC123165795 gene encoding E3 ubiquitin-protein ligase Iruka isoform X2 gives rise to the protein MAGMLPGVECARRRRMWQGGGAGADQAAAGTRRLSFCLYAAGHGAAHAVGTGSSGSKRSGAMDGWALDSNAREAKERLDQKLKSNGTGPDTVIKRHHSTGSIKVSRGNGSGGGGGGGGSSATVATGVQREVYSKKGVMRRLMRWSRLRWEAAEQAECAVCLDEFAAGDVLAHLPCGHRFHWGCALPWLEGAAAASHSCPFCRAAVDAGAGSHAAS